Proteins found in one Amycolatopsis umgeniensis genomic segment:
- a CDS encoding DnaJ domain-containing protein, which yields MPAVDYYEVLGVGKAASVNEIKTAYRRLAKSHHPDAGGSALTFQLVREAYDTLSDPLRRAGYDADGRSVRAPIRPRPRRRFGDEPGYEPERVVIDPEDLEWWEFAAQDERVRHGRRRGPGHTPVVAAVGGMVLVLLPVLTGVGFSAPTLIVWLILTAGTALLVQRLARGYLAASRAKNRFAAEFGGKRVFGTPGTEADELAERLTADLLERYLTRLPGARIFHGLSWPDSVFADVDHAVLCGKRLVLVESKLWLPGHYETDDDDRLLRNGRAFRGGGSRLTESLAEYRRILPGVTLRGAMIVYPSRTGEITTDHDDPSPAPPMTPEQFLHEIGGWLAAEPSTVDSPTMRVVRDRLTGAA from the coding sequence GTGCCAGCTGTCGACTACTACGAGGTGCTCGGCGTGGGCAAGGCCGCCTCGGTCAACGAGATCAAGACCGCGTACCGGCGGCTGGCGAAGTCGCATCACCCGGACGCCGGGGGTTCCGCGCTCACGTTCCAGCTGGTCCGCGAGGCCTACGACACGCTCAGCGATCCGCTGCGGCGCGCGGGCTACGACGCGGACGGCCGGTCCGTGCGCGCGCCGATCCGGCCGCGGCCGAGACGCCGCTTCGGCGACGAGCCGGGCTACGAGCCCGAGCGGGTCGTGATCGATCCGGAAGACCTCGAATGGTGGGAATTCGCCGCACAGGACGAGCGAGTGCGGCACGGACGGCGGCGCGGCCCCGGGCACACCCCGGTCGTGGCCGCGGTCGGCGGGATGGTGCTGGTGCTGCTGCCGGTGCTGACCGGCGTCGGATTCTCGGCCCCCACGCTGATCGTCTGGCTGATCCTGACCGCCGGAACGGCCCTGCTGGTGCAACGGCTCGCCCGCGGCTACCTCGCCGCCTCGCGCGCCAAGAACCGGTTCGCCGCCGAGTTCGGCGGGAAGCGCGTGTTCGGCACCCCCGGCACCGAGGCCGACGAGCTCGCCGAGCGGCTCACCGCCGATCTGCTCGAGCGCTACCTGACCAGGTTGCCCGGCGCCCGCATCTTCCACGGCCTCTCGTGGCCGGACTCGGTGTTCGCCGACGTCGACCACGCGGTGCTGTGCGGGAAGCGGCTTGTGCTCGTCGAATCGAAGCTGTGGCTGCCGGGACACTACGAAACCGACGACGACGATCGCCTGCTGCGCAACGGCCGCGCCTTCCGCGGCGGCGGGAGCAGGCTGACCGAAAGCCTCGCCGAATACCGGCGGATCCTGCCGGGGGTCACGTTGCGCGGGGCGATGATCGTGTACCCGAGCCGGACCGGCGAGATCACCACGGACCACGACGATCCCTCCCCCGCGCCGCCGATGACGCCGGAGCAGTTCCTGCACGAGATCGGCGGCTGGCTGGCGGCGGAGCCGTCCACTGTGGACTCGCCGACGATGCGGGTCGTCCGGGACCGCCTCACCGGCGCCGCCTGA
- a CDS encoding alpha/beta hydrolase family protein, translating into MEEPVTGTAARVPFTVLPPSAEVSGPAPVVVAWHMIDAPRSDAAFAAALPLAGVPAWRVYLGMPLCGARMVDGTMDAIVERARRDAMLAYIDPITAQAALEFPAALAELRERFGFDTSRLAVVGGSLGGAVALTILATREIPVRAAALVNPAVRGRSVVGLVETMLEQPYQWNDEANQAADRLDFVARSGEISARETQVPLLAVSGEEDFPAFRADTDELVEALRGQYAEPDDVHLTRVPGLAHPLAEDPGIDPAPQLPIAKVVDDAVTEWLVRHLS; encoded by the coding sequence GTGGAAGAACCGGTTACGGGCACGGCCGCGAGGGTTCCGTTCACGGTCTTGCCGCCATCGGCCGAGGTCAGCGGCCCCGCGCCGGTGGTGGTCGCCTGGCACATGATCGACGCGCCCCGCTCGGATGCCGCGTTCGCGGCCGCGTTGCCGCTGGCCGGGGTGCCTGCGTGGCGGGTGTACCTCGGAATGCCGTTGTGCGGCGCGAGAATGGTCGACGGCACGATGGACGCGATCGTCGAGCGGGCCCGCCGTGACGCGATGCTCGCCTACATCGACCCCATCACCGCGCAGGCGGCGCTGGAATTCCCCGCCGCGCTGGCCGAACTGCGCGAACGCTTCGGCTTCGACACTTCCCGGTTGGCCGTCGTCGGCGGTTCGCTCGGCGGTGCCGTGGCGCTGACGATCCTGGCCACGAGGGAGATCCCGGTCCGCGCGGCGGCCCTGGTCAACCCCGCCGTGCGGGGGCGTTCGGTGGTCGGCCTGGTGGAAACCATGCTGGAGCAGCCGTATCAGTGGAACGACGAGGCGAACCAGGCGGCGGATCGGCTCGACTTCGTCGCACGATCGGGTGAAATCTCGGCCCGGGAAACGCAGGTTCCCTTACTGGCGGTCAGCGGCGAAGAGGATTTCCCCGCTTTCCGCGCGGACACCGACGAACTCGTCGAGGCGTTGCGCGGGCAGTACGCCGAGCCGGACGACGTCCACTTGACCAGGGTGCCCGGTCTCGCGCACCCGCTCGCCGAAGACCCGGGCATCGACCCCGCGCCGCAACTGCCGATCGCGAAGGTGGTCGACGACGCGGTCACCGAGTGGCTGGTCCGCCATCTGAGCTAG
- a CDS encoding APC family permease, with amino-acid sequence MSSSPQPGLERKIGPLQATAINMTQMCGIGPFVTIPAMVATLGGPQAMFGWLIGAIIALADGLIWAELGAALPGAGGTYVYLREAFGFRTGRLMPFLFAWSAVLFIPLIMSTGIIGLVQYLGYLIPGVADEGGTTGLGKVIGLGVIVLVVLALFRRIGEIGKLTTVLFAIMLFAALSVIVAAFTHFDGAQAFAFTPGAFSFGGGAFWAGLGAGLIIAIYDYLGYNTSAYLGGEVRDPGRTLPRSIIFSILGIMSLYFLLQLGVLGSIPLEELKSATSVASTVLEQAWGTGAAKAITVFIVIAAIGSVFAGLLGGSRVPFEAARDKVFLPVFAKLHPKLNLPTAGVLTMGLITAIGSLFTLTAVINAAVTVLVIIQSLAQVAAIVVLRRRRPELHRPYRQWLYPIPTVIALLGWVYIYFSATWLSIGLSVGWIALGVAAFLAYAKAERVWPFGPKGIQESFAGAAEGNGK; translated from the coding sequence TTGAGTTCATCCCCGCAGCCGGGGCTCGAGCGGAAGATCGGGCCGCTGCAGGCGACCGCCATCAACATGACCCAGATGTGCGGGATCGGCCCGTTCGTCACCATCCCCGCGATGGTGGCGACCCTCGGCGGCCCGCAGGCCATGTTCGGCTGGCTCATCGGCGCGATCATCGCGCTGGCCGACGGCCTGATCTGGGCCGAACTCGGCGCCGCCCTCCCCGGTGCCGGCGGCACCTACGTCTACCTGCGAGAGGCGTTCGGCTTCCGGACCGGCAGGCTCATGCCGTTCCTGTTCGCCTGGAGCGCGGTGCTGTTCATCCCGCTGATCATGTCCACCGGCATCATCGGACTCGTCCAGTACCTCGGGTACCTGATCCCGGGGGTGGCGGACGAGGGCGGGACCACCGGGCTCGGCAAGGTCATCGGGCTCGGCGTCATCGTGCTGGTCGTGCTGGCGCTGTTCCGCCGGATCGGCGAGATCGGGAAGCTGACCACGGTCCTGTTCGCGATCATGCTGTTCGCCGCGCTTTCGGTGATCGTCGCGGCCTTCACGCATTTCGACGGCGCGCAAGCGTTCGCCTTCACGCCGGGAGCGTTCTCGTTCGGCGGCGGCGCGTTCTGGGCCGGGCTCGGCGCCGGCCTGATCATCGCCATCTACGACTACCTCGGCTACAACACCAGCGCCTATCTCGGCGGCGAGGTGCGTGATCCGGGACGGACGCTGCCGCGGTCGATCATCTTCTCGATCCTCGGCATCATGAGCCTGTACTTCCTGCTGCAGCTCGGCGTGCTGGGCTCGATCCCGCTGGAGGAGCTGAAGAGCGCGACGTCGGTCGCCTCCACCGTGCTGGAACAGGCCTGGGGCACGGGCGCGGCCAAGGCCATCACCGTGTTCATCGTGATCGCGGCGATCGGGTCGGTGTTCGCCGGTCTCCTCGGCGGCTCGCGGGTCCCGTTCGAGGCCGCGCGCGACAAGGTGTTCCTGCCGGTCTTCGCCAAACTGCATCCGAAACTGAACCTGCCGACAGCCGGTGTGCTGACGATGGGGCTCATCACCGCGATCGGGTCGCTGTTCACGCTGACCGCGGTGATCAACGCGGCGGTCACGGTGCTGGTGATCATCCAGTCTCTCGCGCAGGTCGCGGCGATCGTGGTGCTGCGGCGACGGCGCCCGGAACTGCACCGGCCGTACCGCCAATGGCTCTATCCGATCCCGACGGTCATCGCGTTGCTCGGCTGGGTCTACATCTACTTCTCGGCCACCTGGCTCTCGATCGGGCTTTCGGTGGGATGGATCGCGCTCGGGGTGGCGGCGTTCCTCGCCTATGCGAAGGCGGAGCGGGTGTGGCCGTTCGGGCCCAAGGGAATCCAGGAATCGTTCGCGGGGGCGGCAGAGGGGAACGGGAAGTGA
- a CDS encoding ROK family protein — MTGEELILGIDFGGTKVAIGLADRAGSLLVTRRLDTDAHAGAEQVVSRALAAARKLLADEGAADDLVAIGVVSPGIVLEDRILLAPNVPGWEELRLRELVADEFDGVPISVGTDAKAAALAEWRWGALADTDPAVFLSLGTGIAAAVLVGGRLLAGANGAAGEIGYNLLSPQDTDGFASGAAPLEEAVGGRGLGGRASVLLGRPVTAGELFGLARENAQAKELVGAALDELSMHVANLAIALDPRRIAVGGGLVRSADVLLPALRERLAQAVPFPPELVSAKFDQDASLLGAIAIALDA; from the coding sequence GTGACGGGGGAAGAGCTGATCCTGGGGATCGACTTCGGCGGGACGAAGGTCGCGATCGGGCTGGCGGACAGAGCCGGGAGCCTGCTGGTCACCCGGCGGCTCGACACCGACGCGCACGCGGGCGCCGAACAGGTGGTGAGCCGCGCGCTCGCCGCGGCGCGGAAACTGCTGGCCGACGAAGGCGCGGCCGACGACCTCGTCGCGATCGGCGTCGTCAGCCCCGGCATCGTGCTGGAGGACCGCATCCTGCTGGCCCCCAACGTGCCGGGCTGGGAGGAACTGCGGCTGCGGGAACTGGTCGCCGACGAATTCGACGGCGTCCCGATCTCCGTGGGCACCGACGCCAAGGCGGCGGCGCTCGCGGAATGGCGATGGGGGGCGCTGGCGGACACCGATCCGGCGGTGTTCCTTTCACTGGGGACCGGGATCGCGGCGGCGGTCCTGGTCGGCGGCCGGCTGCTGGCCGGCGCGAATGGCGCTGCGGGAGAGATCGGGTACAACCTCCTCTCACCGCAGGACACCGACGGGTTCGCCAGCGGAGCGGCGCCGCTGGAAGAAGCCGTCGGTGGGCGTGGGCTGGGCGGCCGGGCGAGTGTGCTGCTCGGCCGCCCGGTGACCGCGGGCGAGCTGTTCGGCCTCGCCAGGGAGAACGCGCAGGCCAAGGAACTGGTCGGCGCGGCGCTCGACGAACTGTCGATGCACGTCGCGAACCTCGCCATCGCGCTCGACCCGCGGCGGATCGCCGTCGGCGGGGGACTGGTGCGTTCGGCCGACGTCCTCCTGCCCGCGCTGCGTGAACGGCTGGCGCAGGCCGTCCCGTTCCCGCCCGAACTGGTGTCGGCGAAGTTCGACCAGGACGCGTCCCTGCTGGGCGCGATCGCGATCGCGCTGGACGCATAG
- a CDS encoding NADPH-dependent FMN reductase yields the protein MNNSPLRVAVIIGSTREGRVGDAVAKWFTGRAEHREDLVLDVLDLVDFELPAGLPEQATPDMKRFGARIDDAEAFVVVTPEYNRSFPASLKQAIDCAYDEWRTKPVGFVSYGYRSQGLYAVEQLRSVFTELHTVTMRDTVAFNLLDGTFARDGTPFDTDGQGQAVTTLLDELVWWGLALREARTARPYVC from the coding sequence ATGAACAACAGCCCGCTGCGAGTCGCGGTGATCATCGGCAGCACCCGCGAAGGACGGGTGGGGGACGCCGTCGCCAAATGGTTCACCGGCCGCGCGGAACACCGGGAAGACCTCGTCCTCGACGTCCTCGACCTGGTCGACTTCGAGCTGCCCGCCGGGCTGCCGGAGCAGGCGACCCCGGACATGAAGCGGTTCGGCGCGCGAATCGACGACGCGGAGGCGTTCGTCGTGGTGACCCCCGAGTACAACCGCAGCTTCCCGGCGTCGCTGAAGCAGGCGATCGACTGCGCCTACGACGAGTGGCGCACGAAGCCGGTCGGCTTCGTTTCCTACGGCTACCGCTCACAGGGCCTCTACGCGGTGGAGCAGCTCCGCTCGGTTTTCACCGAGCTGCACACCGTGACCATGCGGGACACGGTCGCCTTCAACCTCCTCGACGGCACCTTCGCCCGCGACGGCACCCCCTTCGACACCGACGGGCAGGGACAGGCCGTGACCACCTTGCTCGACGAACTCGTCTGGTGGGGCCTCGCCCTGCGAGAAGCGCGCACCGCTCGTCCCTATGTCTGCTGA
- a CDS encoding ATP-binding cassette domain-containing protein has protein sequence MSELAIEASGLVKVFGENRAVDGIDLKVPAGTVYGVLGPNGAGKTTAVKMLATLLRPNGGEARIFGKDVVREADAVRSMVSLTGQYASVDEDLTGSENLVLIGRLTGHRKPAARARAEELLAAFGLSEAAGRQVKNYSGGMRRRIDIAASILNTPDVLFLDEPTTGLDPRSRNQVWDIVRAIVRHGTTVLLTTQYLDEADQLASRIAVIDQGKVIAEGTKGQLKASVGAGAVHVRLREADQRPEAEALLVRILEAQVQLESDPLALTARLSGDSTEQGAAEHASRALAELARAGIVVDTFSLGQPSLDEVFLALTDRTATPEESAA, from the coding sequence ATGAGTGAACTGGCCATCGAAGCGTCGGGGCTGGTCAAGGTGTTCGGGGAGAACCGGGCGGTCGACGGGATCGACCTGAAGGTCCCCGCGGGCACCGTGTACGGCGTCCTCGGGCCGAACGGCGCCGGCAAGACCACCGCGGTGAAGATGCTCGCGACCCTGCTCCGCCCCAACGGCGGCGAGGCTCGCATCTTCGGCAAGGACGTCGTTCGCGAGGCCGACGCAGTCCGGTCCATGGTGAGCTTGACCGGGCAGTACGCCTCGGTCGACGAGGATCTGACCGGGTCCGAGAACCTGGTGCTGATCGGTAGGCTGACCGGGCATCGCAAACCCGCCGCCCGTGCACGGGCGGAAGAGCTGCTGGCGGCGTTCGGCCTGTCCGAAGCCGCGGGACGGCAGGTGAAGAACTACTCGGGCGGGATGCGACGGCGGATCGACATCGCCGCGAGCATCCTCAACACCCCGGACGTGCTCTTCCTCGACGAGCCCACGACCGGGCTCGATCCCCGCAGCCGCAACCAGGTCTGGGACATCGTGCGCGCGATCGTGCGGCACGGCACCACCGTCCTGCTGACCACGCAGTACCTCGACGAGGCCGATCAGCTGGCCTCCCGGATCGCGGTCATCGACCAGGGCAAGGTCATCGCCGAAGGCACCAAGGGTCAGCTGAAGGCATCGGTCGGCGCGGGCGCGGTCCACGTCCGGCTGCGCGAGGCCGATCAGCGTCCCGAGGCGGAAGCGCTACTCGTGCGCATCCTGGAGGCCCAGGTCCAGCTCGAATCGGACCCGCTCGCGCTGACCGCGCGCCTTTCGGGCGACAGCACCGAGCAGGGAGCCGCCGAACACGCCTCGCGCGCGCTGGCCGAACTCGCCCGCGCGGGCATCGTCGTCGACACCTTCTCCCTCGGCCAGCCGAGCCTCGACGAGGTCTTCCTGGCCCTCACCGACCGCACAGCCACGCCTGAGGAGAGTGCAGCTTGA
- a CDS encoding ABC transporter permease has protein sequence MSTTAVKENEPVLAAPKAEDLAAVLIAKNRPPRASALSTSVTFGWRAMLKIKHVPEQLFDVTAFPIMMTLMFTYLFGGALSGSPTEYLQFVLPGIMASSILMITMYTGISVNTDIEKGVFDRFRTLPIWRPSAMVGYLLGDMLRYLIASLVILGVGLIMGFRPGGGFGGVAAAILLLLAFSFAFSWIWTMFGLLLRSEKSVMGVSMMVLFPLTFLSNIYVNPETMPSWLQAFVDVNPVTHVVAAVRSMMDGNWNGGEITWVLIAGGVILAVFGTLTMRLYNRK, from the coding sequence TTGAGCACCACGGCAGTCAAAGAAAACGAACCCGTTCTCGCGGCACCGAAGGCGGAGGATCTCGCCGCCGTCCTGATCGCGAAGAACCGCCCGCCGCGCGCCAGCGCGCTGTCCACTTCGGTCACCTTCGGGTGGCGCGCGATGCTGAAGATCAAGCACGTGCCGGAGCAGTTGTTCGACGTCACGGCGTTCCCGATCATGATGACGCTGATGTTCACCTATCTGTTCGGCGGCGCGCTGTCCGGCTCGCCGACGGAGTACCTGCAGTTCGTGCTGCCGGGCATCATGGCGAGCAGCATCCTGATGATCACCATGTACACCGGCATCTCGGTGAACACCGACATCGAGAAGGGTGTGTTCGACCGGTTCCGCACGCTGCCGATCTGGCGGCCGTCGGCGATGGTCGGGTACCTGCTCGGCGACATGCTGCGCTACCTCATCGCGTCGCTGGTGATCCTCGGTGTCGGGCTGATCATGGGCTTCCGTCCCGGCGGCGGGTTCGGCGGCGTGGCCGCCGCGATCCTCCTGCTGCTGGCGTTCTCGTTCGCGTTCTCGTGGATCTGGACGATGTTCGGTCTGCTGCTGCGCAGCGAGAAGTCGGTGATGGGGGTCAGCATGATGGTGCTGTTCCCGCTGACCTTCCTCAGCAACATCTACGTCAACCCGGAGACGATGCCGAGCTGGCTGCAGGCCTTCGTCGACGTCAACCCGGTGACCCACGTGGTCGCGGCGGTCCGCTCGATGATGGACGGCAACTGGAACGGCGGCGAGATCACCTGGGTGCTGATCGCGGGCGGGGTCATCCTCGCGGTCTTCGGCACGCTGACGATGCGGCTCTACAACCGGAAATGA
- a CDS encoding ATP-binding protein, with translation MSASLIGRDHPAGVLRAEVARAAESHGGLVLVTGEAGIGKTTLVTGAAEEAKRFGALVLNGSCWDSASAPGYWPWTQVVRGLRRSVGPGRWAAMADSELDVLLGEARGDGAADGFRLYDAVTSVLVAASQEQPVVVVLEDLHWADASSLRLLEFAAQHTWFERLLLIGTYRDVEVETIDHPLRSLMLPLLTKATSVTLTGLEPDEVGALMARTAGAEPDGALVAEVHRRTGGNPFFVEQTARLWHSGGSAETIAPGVADALQRRLSLLPQPVLDLLTTASVLGREFHRRLLADVAPAPVPQVDRLLDQAVAARLVVVHGQGRFAFAHDLVRETLYASLSEADRRKKHAAVVAAVREMPSSPDRIFPADLARHALLADRELDPNLAVELLLAAAIDATGRMAAEEATTHYRRAMELAEDRKRQAVIALELGAHLARHNETDEGRRVLDEVSELIHELDDDDLLARLALTLIRADHKSLRVDETIRVLTEAHGRLCGREPGRDITVVEMTQELTARIMMTARDDQDDSALLFGLWARHDAIWGPGSAAERERLTDELVAVGRRTSNPELEHYAASFRWVALLERGDPRYFEQYQEFVALASTGRAPSSQLASRIDQSIIATLQGRFAEAEALIQQVISSPEGDEHSHCGDLNKLQRWTRWCLEGRFDDLAGLHREIHDDGYAYGRLLEAITAAHRGDAAEAVRLTDLAADTKPYPRDLEALWLRCQAQTAAVSRDPERCEAARALLVPYSGEWLVSLYGCEVSGPVDLWLGRLDLAQERWNDAVGRLRGAALSADRLRATVWATEAKSWLAKALLGRALEGDAAAAAHLLSEVDREAAAIGMWQVVARVAETRDHVRAPAAPKAEFRRDEAVWTLRFDGVTSHLPDSKGLRDLHFLLGRPGSDVAAVRLLDPAGGEVVVAAKSLGGDAVLDDEAKARYRARLDELDDLIDTATGLGQDARAAALDRERDALLAELRSAAGLGGRSRRLGDEAERARKTVTARIRDTLRKLDEQHPALAAHLRSSVTTGSSCRYAPEDKVPWRL, from the coding sequence ATGTCAGCCTCGCTCATCGGACGCGACCATCCCGCGGGTGTGCTCCGCGCGGAAGTCGCCCGTGCCGCCGAAAGCCACGGCGGCCTGGTGCTGGTCACCGGCGAGGCCGGGATCGGCAAGACCACGCTCGTCACCGGCGCCGCCGAAGAGGCGAAACGCTTCGGCGCACTGGTGCTCAACGGCTCCTGCTGGGACTCGGCCAGCGCGCCGGGCTACTGGCCGTGGACGCAGGTGGTCCGCGGGCTGCGGCGTTCGGTCGGGCCCGGCCGGTGGGCCGCGATGGCGGACAGCGAGCTGGACGTCCTGCTCGGCGAGGCCCGCGGCGACGGCGCCGCCGACGGATTCCGCCTCTACGACGCCGTGACGAGCGTGCTGGTGGCCGCGTCCCAGGAACAGCCGGTCGTGGTGGTGCTCGAAGATCTGCACTGGGCCGACGCGTCGTCGCTGCGACTGCTCGAGTTCGCGGCGCAGCACACCTGGTTCGAACGGCTGCTGCTGATCGGCACGTACCGTGACGTCGAGGTCGAGACCATCGATCACCCGCTTCGCTCGCTCATGCTGCCCTTGCTCACGAAGGCCACTTCGGTGACGCTCACCGGTCTCGAACCGGACGAGGTCGGCGCGCTCATGGCCAGGACGGCGGGCGCGGAACCGGACGGCGCGCTGGTCGCCGAGGTCCATCGCCGCACCGGCGGCAACCCGTTCTTCGTCGAGCAGACGGCGCGGCTGTGGCACAGCGGCGGCTCCGCCGAGACGATCGCGCCCGGCGTCGCCGACGCCCTGCAGAGACGGCTTTCCCTGCTTCCCCAACCGGTGCTCGATCTGCTGACCACCGCGTCGGTACTCGGCAGGGAGTTCCACCGCAGACTGCTCGCGGATGTCGCACCGGCGCCCGTGCCGCAGGTGGACAGGCTGCTCGACCAGGCCGTCGCGGCGCGACTGGTCGTGGTGCACGGCCAGGGCCGGTTCGCCTTCGCCCACGATCTGGTCCGCGAGACGCTGTACGCGAGCCTGTCCGAGGCGGATCGCCGGAAGAAGCACGCCGCGGTCGTCGCGGCCGTCCGAGAGATGCCGAGTTCACCGGACCGGATCTTCCCCGCGGACCTGGCCCGGCACGCGCTGCTCGCCGACCGGGAGCTCGATCCGAATCTGGCCGTCGAACTGTTGCTGGCCGCGGCGATCGACGCCACCGGCCGGATGGCGGCCGAGGAGGCGACCACGCACTACCGGCGGGCGATGGAGCTCGCCGAGGATCGAAAACGGCAGGCGGTCATCGCGCTCGAACTGGGCGCGCATCTGGCCCGTCACAACGAGACCGACGAGGGCAGGCGAGTCCTCGACGAGGTCTCCGAGCTCATCCACGAACTCGACGACGACGATCTCCTCGCCAGGCTGGCGCTGACCCTGATCCGTGCCGATCACAAGAGCCTGCGGGTCGACGAGACGATCAGGGTGCTCACCGAGGCGCACGGACGGCTCTGCGGTCGCGAGCCCGGCCGGGACATCACCGTCGTGGAGATGACGCAGGAGCTGACCGCGCGCATCATGATGACCGCTCGCGACGATCAGGACGATTCCGCGCTGTTGTTCGGTTTGTGGGCCCGCCACGACGCGATCTGGGGGCCGGGCAGCGCCGCGGAACGGGAACGGCTCACCGACGAACTGGTCGCGGTCGGCCGCCGGACGTCGAACCCGGAACTGGAGCACTACGCGGCGTCGTTCAGATGGGTGGCGCTGCTCGAACGCGGCGACCCTCGATATTTCGAGCAGTACCAGGAGTTCGTCGCCTTGGCGAGCACCGGCCGGGCGCCGAGTTCGCAGTTGGCCTCCCGGATCGACCAGAGCATCATCGCCACACTCCAAGGCCGGTTCGCCGAAGCCGAGGCGCTGATCCAGCAGGTGATCTCCAGTCCCGAGGGAGACGAGCATTCCCATTGCGGCGATCTGAACAAGTTGCAGCGGTGGACGCGATGGTGTCTCGAGGGCCGCTTCGACGATCTCGCCGGATTACACCGCGAGATCCACGACGACGGGTACGCCTACGGTCGGCTGCTGGAAGCGATCACCGCCGCCCACCGGGGTGACGCCGCGGAAGCCGTGCGGCTCACCGATCTCGCCGCCGACACGAAACCGTACCCCCGCGACCTGGAAGCGCTGTGGTTGCGCTGCCAGGCGCAAACGGCGGCGGTCTCACGCGACCCTGAACGCTGCGAAGCCGCCCGAGCGCTTCTCGTGCCGTATAGCGGCGAATGGCTGGTTTCCCTGTACGGCTGCGAGGTCTCCGGCCCGGTCGACCTCTGGCTAGGCAGGCTGGACCTGGCACAGGAACGCTGGAACGACGCGGTGGGCCGGTTGCGCGGCGCCGCGCTCTCCGCGGACCGGTTGCGGGCCACGGTCTGGGCGACCGAGGCCAAGTCCTGGCTCGCGAAGGCCTTGCTCGGCCGCGCTCTCGAAGGGGACGCGGCCGCCGCGGCACATCTTCTGTCCGAAGTGGACAGAGAGGCCGCCGCGATCGGCATGTGGCAGGTCGTCGCCAGGGTCGCCGAAACGCGGGATCACGTGCGGGCACCGGCGGCGCCGAAAGCCGAATTCCGCCGGGACGAAGCCGTGTGGACCCTGCGTTTCGACGGCGTCACCTCGCACCTCCCGGATTCGAAAGGCTTGCGGGACCTGCATTTCCTGCTCGGCAGGCCGGGTTCGGACGTGGCGGCCGTCCGGCTGCTCGACCCGGCGGGAGGCGAGGTGGTCGTCGCGGCCAAGAGCCTCGGCGGAGACGCCGTCCTCGACGACGAGGCGAAGGCGCGGTATCGCGCACGGTTGGACGAACTCGACGACCTGATCGACACCGCGACCGGGCTGGGCCAGGACGCCCGCGCCGCGGCCTTGGACCGGGAGCGGGACGCGCTGCTGGCGGAACTGCGGTCCGCGGCCGGGCTCGGCGGCCGCTCCCGGCGGCTCGGAGACGAGGCCGAACGCGCCCGTAAGACGGTGACCGCCCGGATCCGGGACACCCTGCGCAAACTCGACGAACAGCATCCGGCGCTGGCCGCGCACCTGCGCTCGTCGGTCACCACCGGGTCTTCGTGCCGTTACGCGCCCGAAGACAAGGTCCCCTGGCGGCTGTGA